In Paenibacillus phoenicis, one genomic interval encodes:
- the citZ gene encoding citrate synthase, giving the protein MTATKGLEGIVAATSSISSIHDGVLAYRGINIDELAERASFEETAYLLWYGKLPNRAELDRLQQQFSDYAEVPEAVLEQMKLYPQTANTMAVLRTAVSALALYDENANDNSRESNQLKAIKLQTQIPTLIAAFARIREGKEPVAPLKNVSIAHNFLYMLTGEEPDPIAVRALDQALVLHADHELNASTFSARVTIATLSDIYSGVTSAIGTLKGPLHGGANEAVMNMLAEIGTLDQVEPYIQKKLANKEKIMGFGHRVYKNGDPRAKHLQNMSRQLSILKGDTTLYDMSVKVEQLVTAQKGLKPNVDFYSASVYTMLGIPRDLFTPIFAISRLSGWTAHILEQLEDNRLIRPRAEYTGATNQKYVPIELR; this is encoded by the coding sequence ATGACAGCTACGAAAGGCCTGGAAGGCATTGTTGCGGCAACCTCTTCGATCAGCTCCATTCATGATGGCGTTCTCGCTTATCGTGGTATCAATATCGACGAATTGGCGGAACGTGCGAGTTTTGAAGAAACAGCTTATTTGTTGTGGTACGGCAAATTGCCTAATCGAGCCGAATTGGACCGCCTGCAGCAGCAATTCAGCGATTACGCCGAAGTTCCTGAAGCGGTGCTAGAACAGATGAAGCTGTATCCGCAGACTGCTAACACGATGGCAGTGCTTCGTACTGCCGTATCGGCTCTTGCTTTGTATGATGAGAACGCCAATGACAACTCCCGCGAAAGCAACCAATTAAAGGCGATTAAGCTGCAAACCCAAATACCGACCCTGATTGCCGCGTTTGCCCGGATCCGGGAAGGTAAGGAGCCTGTCGCTCCGCTGAAGAACGTATCGATCGCACACAACTTCTTGTACATGCTGACCGGCGAGGAACCGGATCCGATTGCCGTTCGCGCTTTGGATCAAGCGCTGGTGCTGCATGCCGACCACGAGTTGAACGCTTCGACGTTCTCTGCACGGGTAACGATTGCAACGCTGTCTGATATTTACTCCGGAGTGACCTCCGCGATTGGCACCTTGAAGGGACCGCTGCACGGCGGCGCCAATGAAGCGGTGATGAATATGCTGGCCGAGATCGGGACGCTCGATCAAGTAGAGCCGTATATTCAGAAGAAGCTGGCCAATAAGGAGAAAATTATGGGCTTTGGCCACCGGGTATACAAAAACGGCGATCCGCGCGCAAAACACCTGCAAAATATGTCCCGTCAGCTGAGCATTCTGAAGGGCGATACCACGTTGTACGATATGTCCGTCAAAGTGGAACAGCTGGTCACCGCGCAAAAAGGGCTGAAGCCGAACGTTGACTTCTATTCCGCTTCCGTATATACGATGCTGGGCATTCCGCGTGACCTGTTTACGCCGATTTTTGCCATCAGCCGCTTGTCCGGTTGGACAGCTCATATTCTGGAGCAGTTGGAAGATAACCGCTTGATCCGTCCTCGTGCGGAATATACCGGTGCTACCAATCAGAAATACGTTCCTATCGAATTAAGATAA
- the icd gene encoding NADP-dependent isocitrate dehydrogenase, with amino-acid sequence MLKLEKFDLPTEGEKITIQNGKLQVPNNPIIPFIEGDGTGRDIWKASKRVLDAAVEKAYGGEKKIAWYEVFAGEKAFNTYGEWLPADTLTAIREYIVAIKGPLTTPIGGGIRSLNVALRQELDLYVCLRPVRYFQGVPSPVKHPELVDMVIFRENTEDIYAGIEYKEGSEEVKKVLAFLQNEMGVKKIRFPETSGIGIKPVSEEGSKRLVRAAVEYAIKHGRKSVTLVHKGNIMKFTEGAFKNWGYEVAEAEFGDKVFTWAEYDRIKEQSGVDAANQAQKAAEAEGKIIVKDAIADIALQQVLTRPTDFDVIATLNLNGDYLSDALAAQVGGIGIAPGANINYVTGHAIFEATHGTAPKYADLDVVNPGSVILSGVMMLEHLGWQEAADLIYKGLEISINNKTVTYDFARLMDGATEVKCSEFADHVIKNM; translated from the coding sequence ATGTTGAAACTCGAAAAGTTTGATCTTCCTACTGAAGGCGAGAAAATTACGATTCAGAATGGGAAGCTCCAGGTGCCTAACAACCCGATCATTCCGTTTATTGAGGGCGACGGGACTGGCCGTGATATTTGGAAAGCTTCGAAACGCGTACTCGACGCCGCCGTGGAGAAAGCCTACGGCGGTGAGAAGAAAATCGCGTGGTATGAAGTGTTCGCCGGCGAAAAGGCCTTCAATACATACGGGGAGTGGCTGCCAGCGGATACGCTGACGGCGATCCGTGAATATATTGTGGCCATTAAAGGACCGTTGACTACGCCAATCGGCGGCGGCATCCGCTCGCTGAACGTGGCGCTCCGTCAGGAGCTGGACTTGTACGTCTGCCTTCGTCCGGTCCGTTATTTCCAAGGCGTGCCTTCTCCGGTGAAGCATCCTGAGCTCGTGGACATGGTGATTTTCCGCGAGAACACGGAGGATATCTATGCCGGCATCGAGTATAAAGAAGGCTCCGAGGAAGTTAAGAAAGTGCTGGCCTTCCTGCAAAACGAAATGGGCGTGAAGAAAATCCGCTTCCCGGAAACGTCCGGTATCGGTATCAAGCCGGTTTCGGAAGAAGGGTCGAAGCGTCTTGTTCGCGCAGCGGTTGAATATGCGATCAAGCATGGCCGTAAGAGCGTTACGCTGGTGCATAAAGGCAACATCATGAAGTTTACGGAAGGCGCGTTTAAGAATTGGGGTTATGAAGTGGCGGAAGCCGAATTCGGCGATAAAGTGTTTACTTGGGCCGAATACGACCGGATTAAGGAACAGTCCGGTGTGGATGCAGCGAACCAAGCGCAGAAAGCGGCAGAAGCCGAAGGCAAAATCATCGTGAAAGATGCAATTGCCGATATTGCGCTTCAACAAGTATTGACGCGGCCGACGGATTTTGACGTCATCGCTACGTTGAACCTGAATGGCGACTACTTGTCCGACGCCTTGGCAGCGCAAGTAGGCGGCATCGGTATCGCGCCAGGCGCTAACATCAACTACGTCACCGGACATGCGATCTTCGAAGCAACGCATGGTACAGCTCCGAAGTATGCGGATCTCGACGTGGTGAACCCGGGCTCTGTGATTCTGTCGGGCGTCATGATGCTGGAGCATCTGGGCTGGCAAGAAGCGGCGGATCTGATCTATAAAGGCTTGGAAATTTCGATTAATAACAAAACGGTGACCTACGACTTTGCCCGCTTGATGGACGGAGCAACGGAAGTGAAATGCTCCGAGTTTGCTGATCATGTCATCAAAAACATGTAA
- a CDS encoding helix-turn-helix domain-containing protein, whose protein sequence is MDYEALGKRLRQERHKMHLTQEKLAERIEVSDAYIGQIERGERSLSLETLVKLANQLGVTVDYLLHDSIEISDDHFLDQIQQIVMNRSTKEKQLALDILKLMFTHLDELKKANQSPS, encoded by the coding sequence ATGGATTACGAGGCATTGGGGAAAAGGCTGCGTCAAGAACGGCATAAAATGCACTTGACCCAGGAAAAACTCGCCGAACGCATTGAAGTTTCGGACGCATACATAGGACAAATCGAACGGGGAGAACGCAGTTTGTCCCTGGAAACGCTGGTGAAATTGGCGAATCAATTGGGCGTTACCGTTGATTATTTGCTCCACGATTCGATTGAGATCAGTGACGACCATTTCTTGGATCAGATCCAACAGATCGTCATGAACCGTTCTACGAAAGAGAAACAACTGGCGCTCGATATTTTAAAATTAATGTTCACCCATTTGGACGAGTTAAAAAAAGCGAATCAAAGTCCTTCCTAA
- a CDS encoding glycosyltransferase family 2 protein → MSSSSTSVSIIIAVKNNGIDLYTTMESLKVSHTTLPYEVIIVDEGSIDGCCDFLMNYRFDRPIQRIKGEPGTSARNLGAAHARGDYLIFSGSHLYYDDGWMERLLEPLMQGQADAVSPAFEKSERSTAPAGKDVGGMIGLLRRYPIQSAGQNLDIPWLSWECFAVRHDTFREMEGMVDGFFGKDVETAEFSLRLWLQGGTCRIVPDVTLMQVFRQNFPYDNSREMWGVDLMTLANLHFGDELISVCREQVSQAFGGELLEADQLSQRALARKEKFASLRKRDAEWLFKRFGIHWKS, encoded by the coding sequence ATGTCTTCCTCATCAACTTCAGTTTCAATTATTATCGCTGTCAAGAATAACGGAATCGATTTGTACACGACGATGGAATCTTTGAAAGTGTCGCATACGACCTTGCCTTATGAAGTGATTATCGTTGATGAAGGTTCGATTGACGGGTGCTGTGATTTTTTGATGAATTACCGGTTCGATCGGCCGATTCAACGGATCAAGGGAGAGCCCGGAACATCGGCGCGCAATCTCGGCGCAGCGCATGCGAGAGGGGATTACCTGATCTTCAGCGGCTCTCATTTATATTATGATGACGGATGGATGGAGCGGCTGCTGGAGCCGCTGATGCAGGGACAAGCCGATGCCGTGTCACCTGCGTTTGAGAAGAGTGAACGCTCTACTGCCCCGGCCGGTAAGGACGTCGGAGGGATGATTGGCTTGTTGCGCCGCTACCCGATCCAGAGTGCAGGTCAGAATCTAGACATCCCGTGGTTGTCCTGGGAATGCTTTGCGGTCCGGCATGATACGTTTCGGGAGATGGAGGGGATGGTGGACGGCTTTTTCGGCAAAGATGTGGAGACGGCTGAATTTTCCTTGAGGCTTTGGCTGCAGGGTGGAACCTGTCGCATCGTCCCGGATGTGACGTTAATGCAGGTGTTCCGTCAGAATTTCCCCTATGACAATAGCCGGGAAATGTGGGGTGTGGATCTAATGACCCTTGCTAATTTACATTTTGGGGATGAACTGATCTCGGTTTGCCGGGAACAGGTGAGTCAAGCGTTTGGCGGAGAGCTGCTGGAAGCGGACCAGCTCAGCCAACGGGCTTTGGCTCGGAAGGAGAAATTTGCCTCCCTGCGGAAGCGCGATGCAGAGTGGTTGTTTAAGCGATTCGGGATCCATTGGAAATCGTAG
- a CDS encoding SDR family oxidoreductase, whose amino-acid sequence MAGNGQAKQTLPPQHQNHQPGIEAEMHPRPVYEGNYKAAGKLTGKVALITGGDSGIGRAVAVAYAKEGADVAIVYLNEHEDANVTRQEVEQEGRRCLLIAGDIGDEAFAEKAVQQTVQELGRLDILVNNAAEQHPQPDITAITSAQLEKTFRTNIFSMFYLTKAAMPHLRKGSSIINTASVTAYKGNPQLIDYSATKGAIVSFTRALSMNVVGSKGIRVNAVAPGPIWTPLIPSTFDEKQVSEFGGTTPMQRPGQPEELAPAYVFLASDDSSYMSGQVLHINGGEIVNG is encoded by the coding sequence ATGGCAGGTAACGGACAAGCGAAGCAAACCTTGCCGCCTCAGCATCAAAATCATCAGCCCGGCATCGAAGCCGAGATGCACCCGCGCCCGGTTTATGAGGGGAATTACAAGGCTGCCGGCAAGCTGACGGGCAAAGTAGCGCTGATCACCGGAGGCGACAGCGGCATTGGCCGGGCTGTGGCCGTAGCTTACGCCAAAGAGGGTGCCGATGTGGCCATCGTCTACTTAAATGAGCACGAGGACGCGAACGTGACTCGGCAGGAAGTCGAACAGGAAGGGCGCAGATGCCTGTTGATCGCCGGTGACATCGGCGACGAAGCGTTTGCCGAGAAGGCTGTGCAACAGACGGTACAGGAGCTCGGGCGCTTGGACATCCTGGTGAACAATGCTGCTGAGCAGCATCCGCAGCCGGACATTACAGCCATTACGTCGGCGCAGCTGGAGAAGACATTCCGGACGAACATCTTCTCCATGTTTTATTTGACCAAGGCAGCGATGCCGCATTTACGCAAGGGCAGCTCGATTATTAATACCGCATCGGTAACGGCTTATAAAGGCAACCCGCAGCTCATTGACTATTCCGCCACCAAAGGGGCGATTGTCAGCTTCACGCGGGCGTTATCGATGAACGTCGTTGGGAGCAAAGGCATCCGGGTGAATGCCGTTGCCCCTGGACCGATTTGGACGCCTCTCATCCCGTCTACCTTTGATGAGAAGCAGGTATCCGAGTTCGGAGGAACAACGCCGATGCAACGTCCCGGTCAACCGGAGGAGCTGGCTCCGGCTTACGTATTCTTGGCTTCGGACGACTCCTCGTATATGAGCGGCCAGGTGTTGCATATCAACGGCGGTGAGATTGTAAACGGCTAG
- a CDS encoding fumarate hydratase: MHQFEESVYELIVEASTKLPGDVRRAVNRGRALENRATRAGLAMSTIAQNIRMAEEQVSPICQDTGMLTFMIHTPVGANQIEMKKAIHAAVKRATEEGKLRSNSVDSLTGANSGDNLGPGTPVIHFEQWEQDSIDIRLILKGGGCENKNIQYSLPTELEGLGRAGRDLDGIRKCILHAVYQAQGQGCSAGFLGVGIGGDRTTGYELAKQQLFRPLDDVNPNPDLDRLEKYIMETANQLGIGTMGFGGEVTLLGCKIGAINRLPASFFVSVAYNCWAFRRQGVEIDPATGAIREWLYERGSEVPVDGELESVATGAAAEGTPAPASREVVLQTPVTEEQIRSLRVGDVVIINGEMHTGRDALHKYLMDHDAPLDLNGAVIYHCGPVMLKDEEGWHVKAAGPTTSIREEPYQGDIMKKFGIRAVIGKGGMGPKTLAALKEHGGVYLNAIGGAAQYYAECIKKVNGVDFLEFGVPEAMWHLEVEGFAAIVTMDSHGDSLHEGVEKDSLAKLAAFKDPVFK; encoded by the coding sequence ATGCACCAGTTTGAAGAAAGCGTATACGAATTGATTGTGGAAGCTTCAACGAAATTGCCGGGCGACGTTCGGCGTGCAGTGAATCGGGGCCGTGCCTTGGAAAACCGGGCGACACGGGCCGGTTTGGCCATGTCGACCATCGCGCAGAACATTCGGATGGCGGAGGAGCAGGTTTCACCGATCTGCCAGGATACCGGGATGCTCACGTTTATGATACACACGCCGGTAGGGGCGAATCAAATTGAAATGAAAAAGGCGATTCACGCCGCGGTGAAGCGCGCCACGGAAGAAGGCAAGCTGCGTTCCAATTCGGTAGATTCGCTCACAGGAGCGAACAGCGGAGACAATTTAGGCCCAGGGACGCCAGTCATTCATTTCGAGCAATGGGAGCAGGACTCGATCGACATCCGGCTGATCTTAAAAGGCGGCGGGTGCGAAAATAAAAATATCCAGTACAGCCTTCCAACCGAGCTGGAGGGGCTGGGCCGTGCCGGACGGGACCTCGACGGCATCCGTAAATGTATCCTGCATGCCGTGTACCAAGCGCAGGGGCAAGGCTGCAGCGCAGGATTTCTTGGCGTGGGCATCGGCGGCGACCGTACGACGGGATACGAGCTGGCTAAACAGCAACTGTTCCGCCCGCTGGATGACGTGAACCCAAATCCGGATTTGGACCGACTTGAAAAATATATTATGGAAACCGCCAACCAGTTGGGTATCGGAACGATGGGCTTTGGCGGGGAAGTCACTCTCTTAGGCTGCAAAATCGGGGCGATTAACCGGCTTCCGGCAAGTTTCTTTGTCTCCGTTGCTTATAACTGCTGGGCGTTCCGCCGTCAGGGCGTGGAGATCGATCCGGCAACCGGGGCGATCCGTGAATGGCTTTATGAACGCGGCAGCGAGGTGCCGGTGGACGGCGAGCTTGAATCGGTTGCAACAGGAGCAGCTGCCGAAGGGACTCCAGCGCCAGCCAGCAGAGAAGTTGTGCTGCAAACCCCAGTGACGGAAGAGCAAATCCGCAGCCTGCGGGTGGGCGATGTGGTGATCATCAACGGGGAAATGCACACTGGACGGGATGCTCTGCACAAATATTTAATGGATCACGACGCCCCGTTGGATTTGAACGGTGCGGTCATTTACCACTGCGGACCGGTCATGCTGAAAGACGAGGAAGGTTGGCACGTGAAGGCGGCCGGACCAACAACCAGCATCCGCGAAGAACCGTATCAAGGGGATATCATGAAGAAATTTGGCATCCGCGCCGTGATCGGCAAGGGCGGCATGGGGCCGAAGACGCTAGCTGCCTTGAAAGAGCATGGCGGCGTGTATTTGAATGCGATTGGCGGGGCAGCGCAGTACTATGCGGAATGTATCAAGAAAGTCAACGGCGTTGATTTCTTGGAATTTGGCGTTCCGGAAGCGATGTGGCATCTCGAGGTCGAAGGTTTTGCGGCGATCGTAACGATGGATTCGCACGGGGACAGCCTGCATGAAGGCGTGGAGAAAGATTCGTTGGCGAAGCTCGCCGCATTTAAGGATCCGGTGTTTAAATAA
- the pnpS gene encoding two-component system histidine kinase PnpS, which yields MKTFRSRLTLILMILLGISMLAAGLAMAQMFKNMHIRALEDNMAREINLLEATVDFVSAQGNPEAQAYYERQAKQFEELTGSRVTFITLDGNVVGDSESNPEHMDNHAHRQEIESAAGGNVGSAIRYSETIGENMLYVAQRVTAGEFDGYIRLSMSLADVEEGLAQAWMWLFGALLVLFLIAGLVSYRVAAGLTKPLEQITRVAHRISRFDYDARVKLARKDEIGQLGMAINGMADSLQQQLKRIRDNEDLMQSVLANMTGGILMVDATEHIALINRKAERILHTKGELVLGKPYQELKRNYEFVKFMEEGIARKEAVQEERNVYDPEEKILHFDGVPMFEDNGNYRGMLFLVQDVTEIRKLERMRSEFVANVSHELKTPIAAVKGFAETLLAGGVKDEETTRSFLQIIYDEGDRLNRLIGDLLELSKIESKRVPLEYAPVQLSELFDSLYEVLLPAAEKKSISMSHDVPEHLFIEADEDRLRQIFMNLLSNAISYSLEGGKVRVSASIIGEGGDEEKVRILVSDTGIGIPKKDLPRIFERFYRVDKARSRSSGGTGLGLSIVKHLVDLHRGTIRVESKVGEGTTFILELPLMHSLDD from the coding sequence ATGAAAACCTTTCGCTCGCGCCTAACCCTCATCCTGATGATTTTGCTGGGCATCTCCATGCTGGCTGCCGGCCTGGCGATGGCCCAGATGTTTAAGAATATGCATATTCGGGCGTTGGAGGACAATATGGCCCGGGAAATTAACTTGCTGGAAGCTACCGTGGATTTCGTTTCCGCCCAAGGGAATCCCGAGGCCCAGGCCTACTACGAACGTCAAGCGAAGCAATTCGAGGAGCTGACCGGTTCCCGAGTCACGTTCATTACCCTGGACGGGAACGTTGTTGGCGATTCGGAATCCAATCCTGAGCATATGGATAACCATGCCCATCGTCAGGAGATTGAATCTGCAGCGGGCGGGAACGTCGGGAGTGCGATCCGGTACAGCGAAACGATCGGCGAAAATATGCTGTACGTCGCCCAGCGCGTGACCGCCGGCGAATTTGACGGCTATATCCGTCTTTCGATGAGTTTGGCTGACGTGGAGGAGGGGCTAGCCCAAGCCTGGATGTGGCTGTTTGGCGCGTTGCTTGTTCTATTCCTCATCGCGGGGCTGGTGAGTTACCGGGTGGCGGCGGGGTTAACGAAGCCGCTGGAACAAATTACTCGCGTAGCCCACCGTATCTCTCGATTTGATTACGACGCGAGAGTCAAGCTGGCCCGTAAGGACGAAATCGGTCAACTGGGCATGGCAATAAACGGAATGGCGGACAGCTTGCAGCAGCAGCTCAAGCGGATCCGGGATAACGAGGATTTGATGCAAAGCGTCCTCGCAAATATGACCGGCGGTATTCTTATGGTAGATGCCACCGAGCATATCGCCTTGATTAACCGGAAAGCGGAACGCATCCTCCATACCAAGGGCGAGCTGGTGTTAGGCAAACCGTATCAGGAGCTCAAGCGAAATTACGAATTCGTTAAATTTATGGAGGAAGGCATCGCCCGGAAAGAAGCGGTACAGGAAGAACGCAACGTCTACGATCCCGAGGAGAAAATATTGCATTTCGACGGGGTGCCGATGTTTGAGGATAACGGCAACTATCGCGGCATGTTGTTCCTGGTGCAGGATGTCACCGAAATCCGCAAGCTGGAACGGATGCGCAGCGAATTCGTGGCCAACGTATCCCACGAATTAAAGACGCCCATTGCCGCGGTCAAAGGCTTTGCCGAAACGCTGCTCGCCGGCGGGGTGAAGGACGAGGAGACCACCCGTTCCTTCCTGCAGATCATCTATGATGAAGGCGACCGGTTGAACCGGCTGATTGGCGACCTGCTTGAGCTGTCCAAAATCGAATCGAAGCGGGTGCCGCTGGAGTACGCGCCCGTGCAGTTAAGCGAGCTGTTTGACAGTCTTTATGAAGTGCTTCTCCCGGCTGCGGAGAAGAAGTCGATCTCGATGTCGCATGACGTGCCCGAGCATTTATTTATCGAAGCGGACGAGGATCGGCTGCGGCAAATCTTTATGAATTTGCTGTCCAATGCGATCAGCTATTCCTTGGAAGGCGGGAAAGTGCGCGTTTCCGCAAGCATCATAGGCGAAGGCGGGGACGAGGAGAAGGTGCGTATTCTCGTTAGCGATACGGGTATCGGCATCCCTAAAAAGGATCTACCGCGAATTTTTGAACGGTTCTATCGGGTAGATAAAGCCAGATCCCGCAGCTCAGGTGGGACAGGACTTGGCCTGTCCATCGTCAAGCACCTCGTGGATCTGCACCGCGGCACGATCCGCGTGGAGAGCAAGGTTGGCGAAGGAACAACGTTTATTCTGGAACTGCCCCTGATGCATTCCCTGGATGATTAG
- a CDS encoding response regulator transcription factor — MTQRLLVIEDEPTLSRLLSYNLTNEGYEVIVEDHGQIGYETALRQDFDLILLDLMLPGMNGFEIMSKLRSEGVKTPVIILTAKNAEEEVVQGLKSGADDYITKPFGVAELLARVAAVLRRSTGKEEREKPAEQDNSQIVLGALTIYPEKYEVTLNGEPITLRPKEFEVLLYLARKPGVVMTRDDLMNAVWGFDYIGGQRTVDVHVSSLRKKLELDPQSVHIDSIRGVGYKLVVNKKQASIM, encoded by the coding sequence ATGACTCAACGTCTATTGGTTATCGAAGATGAACCGACGTTATCCCGGCTTTTGTCTTACAACCTGACGAACGAAGGCTATGAAGTTATCGTAGAGGATCACGGGCAAATCGGTTATGAAACCGCACTGCGGCAGGATTTTGATTTGATCTTGCTGGATTTGATGTTGCCGGGCATGAACGGTTTTGAGATCATGTCGAAGCTGCGCAGCGAGGGTGTGAAGACGCCGGTGATTATCCTGACCGCCAAAAATGCGGAGGAAGAGGTCGTCCAGGGCTTGAAATCCGGTGCTGACGATTATATCACGAAGCCGTTTGGCGTTGCGGAGCTGTTGGCTCGTGTTGCCGCCGTTCTCCGCCGTTCCACCGGCAAGGAAGAACGCGAGAAGCCGGCTGAGCAGGATAATTCACAAATCGTGCTGGGCGCCTTGACGATTTACCCCGAGAAATACGAGGTCACGTTAAACGGGGAACCAATCACGCTGAGACCTAAGGAGTTTGAGGTGCTGCTGTACTTGGCTCGCAAGCCCGGCGTGGTGATGACCCGAGACGATCTGATGAACGCCGTGTGGGGATTTGACTATATCGGAGGACAGCGGACGGTGGATGTGCACGTCAGTTCGCTGCGCAAGAAGCTTGAGCTGGATCCGCAGTCCGTGCATATCGATTCCATTCGCGGTGTTGGCTATAAACTGGTTGTGAATAAGAAGCAAGCGTCCATCATGTAA
- a CDS encoding methyl-accepting chemotaxis protein, producing the protein MGKQAIALLESSTDQETGSGTASSEVGEIHRAVLVRQEDRSNGGRAGAGSRGLTTVEARSFCRKVPVIGPEVPCRQVMGEFQRQPELPCIVICDEDHKSLGLLMRDRFFRHLAGRFAADLFYEVASFQFAEQQPLICEGDTPAGELLDLALGREGTSFYDGLILTDQGKYYGILTIQDLMQMSRELQREADEARQAAVRDSRDRVVEIEQSIAAVAESAKRSLQETERMNDLSLEGRQELEAVKASFTRVLEMARSQEKQMAKLLEQMQQISSVADHIRSLADQSGMLAMNASIEAAHAGEHGRGFAVVASEVRKLALQTKRFSEEIGDTLGVVNHLIQQTAATVSSTAEEMAESHERVGNADGTFQALVESARAAEQRSQEMFRSSETAAERTRTVLWELQHLTSLS; encoded by the coding sequence TTGGGAAAACAGGCCATAGCACTGCTGGAAAGCTCGACAGATCAAGAGACAGGGAGCGGGACAGCAAGCAGCGAAGTAGGCGAGATTCACCGTGCGGTGTTGGTGAGGCAAGAGGATCGCTCGAATGGAGGGCGGGCAGGTGCAGGAAGTAGGGGGCTAACAACGGTTGAAGCCCGTTCCTTCTGTCGCAAGGTTCCGGTTATTGGCCCGGAGGTTCCCTGTCGCCAGGTGATGGGGGAGTTTCAAAGGCAGCCTGAGCTTCCGTGCATCGTGATTTGTGATGAGGATCACAAATCGTTGGGGCTGCTGATGCGGGATCGGTTTTTCCGCCACTTGGCGGGGCGGTTTGCCGCTGATCTATTTTATGAAGTCGCATCGTTTCAGTTTGCCGAGCAGCAACCTTTGATTTGCGAAGGTGATACGCCTGCTGGTGAACTGCTGGATCTGGCGTTGGGAAGGGAGGGAACCTCCTTCTACGATGGTCTGATCTTAACCGATCAAGGGAAATATTACGGAATCCTGACGATTCAGGATCTGATGCAGATGTCCCGGGAGCTGCAGCGGGAGGCGGATGAAGCGAGGCAGGCGGCGGTGCGTGACAGCCGCGACCGGGTCGTAGAGATCGAGCAGTCGATTGCAGCGGTGGCGGAATCGGCAAAACGAAGCTTGCAGGAGACCGAGCGGATGAATGATTTATCGTTGGAGGGGCGGCAAGAGCTGGAGGCCGTGAAGGCGTCGTTTACCCGCGTGCTCGAGATGGCCCGTTCCCAAGAGAAGCAAATGGCCAAGCTGCTGGAGCAGATGCAGCAGATCTCATCGGTTGCGGATCATATCCGCAGTCTCGCGGACCAAAGCGGCATGCTGGCGATGAACGCCTCAATCGAAGCGGCACATGCCGGCGAGCACGGGCGCGGGTTTGCGGTCGTCGCCTCCGAGGTTCGTAAGCTTGCACTGCAGACCAAGCGATTCTCGGAGGAAATTGGCGACACGTTAGGGGTGGTGAATCACTTGATTCAGCAAACGGCAGCCACCGTCTCCTCAACAGCGGAGGAGATGGCGGAAAGCCACGAACGGGTCGGTAACGCGGACGGGACGTTCCAAGCGCTGGTGGAGTCCGCCCGGGCGGCAGAGCAGCGCAGCCAGGAGATGTTCCGCTCATCGGAAACGGCGGCCGAGCGAACGAGAACCGTGCTCTGGGAGTTACAACATTTAACATCACTTTCGTAA
- the pstB gene encoding phosphate ABC transporter ATP-binding protein PstB — translation MKPIIRIQKLNLYYDRFHALKDVSLDIPEKAITAFIGPSGCGKSTLLRTLNRMNDMIPGTRIEGVVQIADTDIYGDDVEVEALRKRVGMVFQQPNPFPKSIYDNVAYGPRLHGIKNKAELDEIVERSLRQAVLWDEVKDFLNRSALSLSGGQQQRLCIARAIAVQPDILLMDEATSALDPISTLKIEELVQQLKDSYTIVMVTHNMHQAARISGKTVFFLNGEIVEADDTQKLFSTPQDPRTEDYISGRFG, via the coding sequence ATGAAACCTATCATCCGGATTCAAAAATTAAACTTATATTATGACCGATTCCATGCGTTGAAAGACGTTTCTCTGGATATTCCGGAAAAAGCAATTACCGCTTTCATTGGCCCCTCCGGCTGCGGCAAATCGACGCTTCTCCGCACATTGAACCGGATGAACGATATGATTCCGGGCACGCGGATCGAAGGGGTTGTCCAAATTGCCGACACCGACATTTACGGCGACGATGTTGAAGTGGAGGCTTTGCGCAAACGGGTGGGGATGGTGTTTCAGCAGCCGAATCCTTTTCCGAAATCGATTTATGACAATGTGGCTTATGGCCCGCGGTTACACGGCATCAAGAATAAAGCGGAGCTGGACGAGATCGTGGAACGAAGCCTTCGCCAGGCCGTGTTGTGGGACGAGGTGAAGGATTTCCTGAATCGGTCGGCCCTGAGCCTGTCCGGCGGACAGCAGCAGCGGCTTTGCATCGCCCGGGCGATCGCTGTGCAGCCGGATATTTTGCTAATGGATGAAGCCACTTCAGCGCTGGACCCGATCTCTACCCTCAAAATTGAAGAGCTGGTGCAGCAATTAAAAGATAGCTATACGATCGTTATGGTCACCCATAACATGCATCAGGCGGCGCGCATCTCGGGTAAGACGGTCTTTTTCCTGAACGGAGAAATTGTGGAGGCGGACGATACGCAGAAGCTCTTCTCCACGCCGCAGGATCCACGCACTGAAGATTACATTTCCGGTCGTTTCGGATAA